Proteins from a genomic interval of Danio rerio strain Tuebingen ecotype United States chromosome 4, GRCz12tu, whole genome shotgun sequence:
- the LOC141381667 gene encoding uncharacterized protein, translating to MDGQSGTDMAMADGVRDNEDNGLAKGQRDGKGISKDFSKRRYLKEATVTVSVGNVRDVRATEVIKAVEKRIGCGKILAVRPKQTASYEITLEQEEDTEDLLDGLDINGITCEVKRLQNREYVVSFMHLPVYIADDKIIEKLEGWGVEPISKSRRRCYPGTTIEDGTRYVKACFPKEVVSLPYSTKIETEDGPQYFRVMHSHQVKTCRLCMSPEHVMKDCPEFKCYKCEERGHFMKHCNAVVCPDCRAVLNKCECWIEEEEEEQHVNGQVHERDSKENEEDTTVRPKEKDITSKHTENQQQQIEEEQVQTKERKEEQTQMEETETIQCEMDQVKDGNKKVDKQTNAEKDDKTTSNMEETTSFKFVDLDNEEDEERMEVGGKKSEEEEETNLTKPETRRRRRRTLKGCSF from the exons ATGGACGGACAATCTGGAACAGACATGGCAATGGCGGACGGTGTACGAGACAATGAAGACAATGGACTGGCTAAAGGACAACGAGATGGAAAAGGAATAAGTAAGGATTTttcaaaaagaagatatttaaaagaaGCAACTGTGACAGTGAGTGTGGGAAATGTAAGAGATGTAAGAGCAACTGAAGTGATTAAAGCTGTGGAGAAGAGGATTGGATGTGGAAAAATTTTAGCGGTGAGACCAAAACAAACAGCATCTTATGAAATTACGCTGGAACAGGAAGAGGACACTGAGGATTTGTTGGATGGATTGGACATTAATGGAATAACTTGTGAAGTTAAAAGACTGCAAAATAGAGAATATGTTGTCTCTTTCATGCACCTGCCTGTTTACATTGCTGATGATAAAATAATAGAGAAATTGGAAGGCTGGGGTGTTGAACCCATATCAAAATCTAGAAGGCGCTGCTATCCGGGCACAACCATTGAAGACGGGACAAGGTATGTTAAAGCATGCTTCCCAAAAGAAGTTGTTTCCCTCCCTTACAGCACAAAAATAGAAACAGAAGATGGCCCACAATATTTCAGGGTGATGCACAGCCACCAGGTGAAGACTTGTCGGCTGTGCATGAGCCCAGAACATGTAATGAAAGACTGCCCTGAATTTAAGTGCTACAAGTGTGAGGAGAGGGGGCATTTCATGAAGCACTGTAATGCAGTGGTGTGCCCGGATTGCAGAGCCGTTTTAAATAAGTGTGAATGTTGGatagaggaggaagaggaagagcagCATGTGAACGGGCAGGTGCATGAAAGAGACAGCAAAGAGAATGAAGAAGACACAACAGTACGGCCAAAGGAGAAAGACATCACAAGTAAACATACtgaaaaccaacaacaacaaatcgAGGAAGAACAAGTGCAAACAAAGGAGAGGAAGGAGGAGCAGACACAGATGGAGGAAACAGAGACTATTCAATGTGAGATGGACCAGGTGAAGGACGGAAACAAGAAGGTTGATAAACAGACAAATGCAGAAAAAGACGACAAAACTACCTCAAACATGGAGGAAACAACAAGTTTTAAATTTGTGGATCTAGATAATGAAGAGGATGAAGAACGAATGGAGGTGGGAGGAAAAAAgagtgaagaagaagaagaaacaaactTGACCAAACCAGAGAcaagaaggagaagaagaagaacactAAAG ggATGCAGTTTTTAA
- the LOC101884055 gene encoding uncharacterized protein, with protein MAFIKEESEDVKIEETFTVKQEDLQEQTDLIEENERKEEEHHVKIEEKTHLQTDGILKRRDKNRFTCTQCGSNFGRKGDLKIHMRIHTGEKPFTCTQCGKSFSKSSSLNHHMRIHTGEKPFTCTQCGRSFSQSSYLNKHMMIHTGEKPFTCTQCGKSFRQSSSLNYHMMIHTGEKPFTCSQCVKSFSCSSHLNKHMMIHTGEKPFSCTQCGKSFRHSLFLKQHMMIHTGEKPFTCTQCGKSFSQSSSLNHHMRIHTGEKPFTCTQCGKSFIQSSQLNRHIMIHTGEKPFTCTQCGKSFSQSSNFNLHMMIHTGEKPYTCTHCGKSFSKSSSLNEHMTIHSGEKPFTCTQCRKSFSCSSHLNHHMRIHTGEKPFTCTQCGNRFSRSSNLNQHMMIHTGEKPFTCTQCGKSFSQSSHLNHHMRIHTGEKPFTCTQCGKSFIQSSQLNRHMRIHTGEKPFTCT; from the coding sequence acctaattgaagagaatgagaggaaagaggaggaacatcatgtcaaaattgaggaaaaaactcatttacagactgatggtattttgaaaaggagagacaagaatcgtttcacctgcactcagtgtggaagtaattttggaagaaaaggcgatcttaagattcacatgaggatccacactggagagaaaccattcacctgcactcagtgtgggaagagtttcagcaaatcatcatcccttaatcaccacatgaggatccacactggagagaaaccattcacatgcactcagtgtgggaggagtttcagccaatcatcataccttaataaacacatgatgatccacactggagagaaaccattcacttgcactcagtgtgggaaaagttttaggcaatcatcatcccttaattaccacatgatgatccacactggagagaaaccattcacatgctccCAGTGTGTGAAGAGTTTCAGTTGCTCATctcaccttaataaacacatgatgatccacactggagagaaaccattctcatgcactcagtgtgggaagagtttcagacactcattatttcttaaacaacacatgatgatccacactggagagaaaccattcacatgcactcagtgtgggaagagtttcagccaatcatcatcccttaatcaccacatgaggatccacactggagagaaaccattcacatgcactcagtgtgggaagagtttcatacaATCATCACAACTTAACCGACACatcatgatccacactggagagaaaccattcacatgcactcagtgtgggaagagtttcagccaatcatcaaactttaatctacacatgatgatccacactggagagaaaccatacacatgcactcactgtgggaagagtttcagcaaatcatcatcccttaatgaacacatgactatccactctggagagaaaccattcacatgcactcagtgtaggaagaGTTTCAGTTGCTCATctcaccttaatcaccacatgaggatccacactggagagaaaccattcacatgcactcagtgtggaaatcGCTTCAGCcgatcatcaaaccttaatcaacacatgatgatccacactggagagaaaccattcacttgcactcagtgtgggaagagtttcagccaatcatcacaccttaatcaccacatgaggatccacactggagagaaaccatttacatgcactcagtgtgggaagagtttcatacaATCATCACAACTTaaccgacacatgaggatccacactggagagaaaccatttacttgcacctAA